In Lacinutrix sp. Bg11-31, the DNA window TTGGTTTTTATTACTTTTGCTACATTATGCTAATTCAAAAACTAAAGCTATATTTCAATTAATGAAAGTCTCTAAAAAAATAGTCTTATTAGGTCATTTTGGTGTTGGTAAATCCTCTCTCATTAGGCGCTTTGTAGAAAACACCTTTTCTGAAGACTATAAAGTAACCATAGGTGTACATATTTTTAAAAAAAATGTTACAATTCCTGAAAAAGGCGCAGATGTATCTCTAGTTATTTGGGATTTAGAAGGTAATGATGATATAAATAATACTAGACTATCTTATCTTTTAGGTACTCATGCATTTATTTATGTTTACGATGTTACTAGACCTGCTACCTACGAAAACTTACAAACTGAAATAAACTTCCTAAAAGAAAAGCAAAAAAACACACCTATAACTGTTGTTGGAAACAAAGAAGACTTGGTCACCAAGGCATATTTAAAGCAGAACAACGATAATTTTGGTAGTTTAACAGATTTATATGTAAGTGCAAAGACAGGAGACAAAGTTGATTTAATTTTCTCTAATTTAGCTGAGGCGCTTATTAAATAAGCAAAAGAACAGCTTTATAATGCTAGAAGAATACAAGAAAAAATACACAAAAGTAGTTTTACAATATTCTATATTAAACTTCAATGGAAACGTTTTAGAATCTGACGATGCCTTGTTTTTAGGCTTTTCAAATAAATATATTGGAGATATTCATCCGTTTTTTGAAACACTCACTTCACTTCTAATTGCCGAAGAGAATGAAACTATCTTTTCCTGTATTCATCTTAATATTGTAGATAAAACTATTACAGCAGATATTATTTTACAAACATTTAATGATGGTAAAAACCCACTATTAATTATTCATGATTTAACTTCTCATTATAAAAACTACCAAACCACTGCACAAGTAAGAAATGAATCTGTTATAAACTCACAAATTCTAGAGCTTAAAAACACGTATTTAAAAGAGAAAGAGTCTTTTAAAAATACTTTTATTGCAAATTTTAGTCATGAGTTGCGAGATCCACTAACTGGTATTTTAACTTTTACAGATATATTAAGTAAAACTAATTTAGACTTACAACAAAAGGATTACGTTCAAATATTAAATTCCTCATCAAGTTTTTTAAAGAAAATGATTGATGACATTCTTGATATTTCTAAAATTGAATCTGGAAATCTTGAATTAGCTATTGAACCTTTTAATTTCCATGCGTTATTAGAAGAAATCAAGTTTACGTACAAGATTATTGCCGAACAAAAAGGACTAACATTTCGCTTTAACTTTGACGAGAAATTGCCAAAAATTATTGGTGGAGACGCAAAAAGACTACAGCAAGTTTTAACCAATTTACTGGATAATGCAGTAAAATTCACTAATCATGGTGGTATTACTTTTAATGTATCTTTAAACCAACTTAGAGCGCAAAAAGCAAGTATTCACTTTGAAATAATTGATACTGGAATAGGCATAGAAAAAGAAAATCTAAACAAAATATTTACAAGTTTCACACAAGTAAGCAGGGCTAACGAGTTTAAAGGCACAGGATTAGGTTTAGCAATCGTAAAATACTTAGTAGAGCTTACTAAGAGCAAAATAAGTGTAAGTTCAGAATACGGAAAAGGTTCAAAATTTTCAACAAACATTAATTTTATTTCCTCATCCTCTTTAACACTTAAAGAAAGTAAAAACAAAAAGAAGTCCATATTGGACACTTCAAAAAAATACAATATATTATTAGTTGAAGATTCTGAAATAACTCAACTCTCTGTATTAAAAATTTTAGCATCTCAAGGTCATTTTTTCTTAGACATTGCTACTAAACCAGACGAGGTTATCACAAGGATAACTAGTTTAGATCATGAAGTAGATTTGGTTTTAATGGATATAAAGCTCAAAGAATTTCAAGGTGACGCTATTGCAAAGCAAATTAGAAAACTCCCAGAACGACACCAGAAAAAAGTACCAATTGTTGCTATGACGGCAAAACTTTATAAAGAAGATTTAAAACGCTATAAAAAAGCTGGAATAGACGATGTTTTAAAGAAGCCTTTTAACGAGAGTCAGTTATTAGAAATAATTACAAAAAACTTAAAGTAAGAAAGCGAACATTTTATATTATTATTACAAAATATAGTATCTTTAAAGTTCTAATTTTTTGTCAATACATAAAATATGCTCGAAAATTATACTATTCCTTATAAGGAAATCACTAATCAAATACTACTTATTAGTGATGAAGGGATTATTTTAGATGCTCAATCTATTCTTTTTAAAAACTGCATAGGTAAATCTATTAAGAGCTTACATCCTTTCTTTGAAAGTTTATTAGACTTGTTACCTCAAAAAAATAAGACCTTTAATTTTGAATGCATCAATTTAGATATTGATGGTGTTAACTATACTATTGATACTGTTTTGCATACTAGTGACAAAAAAAAACCTTCTGCTTTTGTTTTTCAAGAATTAACAAAACAATATATTCTACACCAAAAGGCTGCACAAAAAAGAAATGTATCTGAAATTAAATCTCAACTTCTTGATTACAATAATATTATATTACAAGAAAAAGAAGCCTTTAAAAACAATTTTATTGCAAATTTTAGTCATGAAATTAAAATGCCTATTAATAACATTAATGGCTTTATTTCACTTTTAGAAAACACTAATTTAGAACAAAACCAACGCTACAACCTTAACGTAATTAAAAATACAAACGATAAGTTAAAAACAATGGTTAACGATATTATTGATATCTCAAAAATTGAAATTGATCGATTTTCTATACTCACAACACGTTATAATCTACTCGAAGAATTAAACATTATTATTGCTATATATACTCTTAAGTGCAAAGAAAAAGGACTAACATTAAAATATAGTATTGATCCTGAATGTCCTAAATATGTAATTGCAGATAAGTATAGGCTTGCCCAAATAGTAAACAACCTTATTGGTAATGCTATTAAATTTACGCCAACAGGTACCATAGAGCTAAAAGCAAAATGTGTTACTAAAACTAGCGATTCTGCCACACTAATGTTTAGTATAAAAGATACCGGAATTGGTATTGATACTGCACAAATAGACTCTATTTTTAATAGTTTTCATCAAGTTAATAACAGCATGGTTAATAATGGCGCAGGATTAGGTCTTGCTATAACAAAAAAACTTGTTCTTGCATTGGATGGTGAAATAAAAGCAGAAAGTAAAATTGGCAAAGGCTCTATATTTTCGGTTACTTTAGACTTTAAAATAGCGCCTAACCAAAAAGAAGATAAGCTAATCACTAAAATCTCTAAAGACACAGCTAAAAATGAAATTAAAATTTTACTTGCTGAACCATTACGAAGTAATCAAGAAAAACTTCTAGAGATTATTAGTAAATTAAAAAATTGTGATGTTGTTATTGTAGAAAATGGAGATCAAGTTATAGAAGAGTTATATAAATCTACTTTTAATTTAGTATTACTAAATCTTAAATTACCTAAAATGGATGGCATGGACACTACACGCTACATAAGGCATTCAGACTATAAAGACATTAACAAAATACCTATTGTTGTAATAAGCGAAAACCCATCTAAAGAAGAAGAAAACGATTGTAAGCAGAGAAGCGTAAATAGTTATATTGGTAAGCCTTTTGATAAAGCCGAAATACTAAGAAAATTAAAATATATTATACAAAAAAAGCAAGCTATATAGCTTGCTTTTTAAATTATTTAAATGAAATAAGTTATCTATTCATTCCTTTTATTTCGTCTATAAACGTATCTAAGTCTACACCATTACTAACTAAAGTTAATGCTTTACCAACTACGTATTTTACGTTGTCTGGATTAAATCCTAATCCAACAGCAATTTTACGTAATAAAATCTCCTCATGATCACCTTTAATATGATCTACATAAACCATGCGTGATAAATCAAATAAACGTTCCAAACGAATATCGTAAGAACTTGGTGGATTAATTGGGTGCGATTGGTAATCCTTTAATATTATCTTATAATCGTTTTCACCAATATCTAAATTACGTGCTAAACGATCTAAAAATGTTTTTTCTTCGTCCGTAATAATTCCATCGTCCATTGCCACTTTTACAATTGATGCAAAATGGTCCTCGTTACGCTTTTTAAATCCGCTATCGAATAAATCTGAAAATGACATATATTTTATTGTTTTAGAGTAGCAAAGATAGTTAAAGTTCAAATCTTTTAAAATGAAATCTTTCTTTTTTTATTACTACAAGTATTAATATAAATTATGCATTTCAAATACAATTTCACCACCTCCAATTATATCTTTATGAGACAGAACATTGTCTTTCAAAACTCTCCCATTAACTGAAACACTTTTTACATAAACATGATCTTTACTTTGCTTAGTAGCTTTAATTCTAAGCGTATTTCCATTACCAAGCAACCATCCTATCGTTTTCTACACGAATAAAGCACGTTCTTATTGTCATGATGGTAAACATAACTCAAACAAAGCAATTACTTTATAATAATAATTTCATAATTACCATTTAACCATTCTATCTCTTATATTTGTTGTCCAATACTTTAATACGTGAGCAAACTGCTAATCTCGCAAACATATGCACAGTCTTTGCAACTGCAAAAACTACAAACCGCTATTGCCAAAACTCAAGAAAAAACAAATAAAACGCATATAAAAGGCCTTGTTGGCTCTGCACTTTCGTTTGTAATACACGAAAGCTTTAAAACTGCCGAAAAACCTTTTCTTTTAATTTTTAACGACAAAGAAGAAGCTGCTTTTTATCTTAACGATTTAGAGCAACTTATAAACGGTAAAGATGTTTTATTCTATCCTGGAAGTTATAGAAGACCATACCAGATTGAAGAAACAGATAATGCTAATATACTGCTACGTGCAGAGGTTTTAAACAGAATAAACTCGCGTAAGAAACCTGCAATAATTGTAACCTATCCAGACGCACTTTTTGAGAAAGTAGTTACAAGGAAAGAGCTGGAACGTAACACGTTAAAAATTAATGTTGGCGACGATTTAAATATCGATTTTGTAAACGAAGTATTATTCGAATACAAATTTAAACGTGTCGATTTTGTTACAGAACCTGGAGAATTTTCGGTTAGAGGTGGTATTGTAGATGTATTTTCTTTTTCGCATGACGAACCTTACAGAATTGAATTTTTTGGAGACGAAGTCGATAGTATTAGAACCTTCGATGTAGAAACACAACTCTCTAACGAGCAGATTAAAAAAATTGGCATTATTCCAAATGTTGAAAACAAGTTTTTAGACGAGTCTCGTGAGAGTTTCTTAAAATACATTGCTTCAAAAACCGTAGTTTTTACAAAAAATGTAGAAGTGCTTTTCTCAAGAATAGACGAATTCTTCATAAAAGCCGAAGACGCCTTCAAAAGCCTTTCAACCGAAGTAAAACATGCA includes these proteins:
- a CDS encoding Rab family GTPase, which translates into the protein MKVSKKIVLLGHFGVGKSSLIRRFVENTFSEDYKVTIGVHIFKKNVTIPEKGADVSLVIWDLEGNDDINNTRLSYLLGTHAFIYVYDVTRPATYENLQTEINFLKEKQKNTPITVVGNKEDLVTKAYLKQNNDNFGSLTDLYVSAKTGDKVDLIFSNLAEALIK
- a CDS encoding ATP-binding protein, encoding MLEEYKKKYTKVVLQYSILNFNGNVLESDDALFLGFSNKYIGDIHPFFETLTSLLIAEENETIFSCIHLNIVDKTITADIILQTFNDGKNPLLIIHDLTSHYKNYQTTAQVRNESVINSQILELKNTYLKEKESFKNTFIANFSHELRDPLTGILTFTDILSKTNLDLQQKDYVQILNSSSSFLKKMIDDILDISKIESGNLELAIEPFNFHALLEEIKFTYKIIAEQKGLTFRFNFDEKLPKIIGGDAKRLQQVLTNLLDNAVKFTNHGGITFNVSLNQLRAQKASIHFEIIDTGIGIEKENLNKIFTSFTQVSRANEFKGTGLGLAIVKYLVELTKSKISVSSEYGKGSKFSTNINFISSSSLTLKESKNKKKSILDTSKKYNILLVEDSEITQLSVLKILASQGHFFLDIATKPDEVITRITSLDHEVDLVLMDIKLKEFQGDAIAKQIRKLPERHQKKVPIVAMTAKLYKEDLKRYKKAGIDDVLKKPFNESQLLEIITKNLK
- a CDS encoding ATP-binding protein, whose product is MLENYTIPYKEITNQILLISDEGIILDAQSILFKNCIGKSIKSLHPFFESLLDLLPQKNKTFNFECINLDIDGVNYTIDTVLHTSDKKKPSAFVFQELTKQYILHQKAAQKRNVSEIKSQLLDYNNIILQEKEAFKNNFIANFSHEIKMPINNINGFISLLENTNLEQNQRYNLNVIKNTNDKLKTMVNDIIDISKIEIDRFSILTTRYNLLEELNIIIAIYTLKCKEKGLTLKYSIDPECPKYVIADKYRLAQIVNNLIGNAIKFTPTGTIELKAKCVTKTSDSATLMFSIKDTGIGIDTAQIDSIFNSFHQVNNSMVNNGAGLGLAITKKLVLALDGEIKAESKIGKGSIFSVTLDFKIAPNQKEDKLITKISKDTAKNEIKILLAEPLRSNQEKLLEIISKLKNCDVVIVENGDQVIEELYKSTFNLVLLNLKLPKMDGMDTTRYIRHSDYKDINKIPIVVISENPSKEEENDCKQRSVNSYIGKPFDKAEILRKLKYIIQKKQAI
- a CDS encoding TerB family tellurite resistance protein — its product is MSFSDLFDSGFKKRNEDHFASIVKVAMDDGIITDEEKTFLDRLARNLDIGENDYKIILKDYQSHPINPPSSYDIRLERLFDLSRMVYVDHIKGDHEEILLRKIAVGLGFNPDNVKYVVGKALTLVSNGVDLDTFIDEIKGMNR
- a CDS encoding glycoside hydrolase domain-containing protein translates to MLGNGNTLRIKATKQSKDHVYVKSVSVNGRVLKDNVLSHKDIIGGGEIVFEMHNLY